The Triticum aestivum cultivar Chinese Spring chromosome 3A, IWGSC CS RefSeq v2.1, whole genome shotgun sequence genome includes a region encoding these proteins:
- the LOC123061705 gene encoding protein DEHYDRATION-INDUCED 19 homolog 3 isoform X1 produces the protein MDSEHWISRLAAAKRFYAAQLGHIDDMAGMGMEEVDMDMEDDGEMDMEMEMQLEEARWPEVACPYCYEDYDLGSLCVHLEEDHPYEPHPAPCPICSEKITRDMLNHITMHHGYLFKNGSRLRRFVIPERCALSLLSRDLRDAHLQALLGGGHSHRSRNTTTATTNIYADPLLSSFGLGFATSDAEEPSKSSVPVLDDTSILKEAPPQPWESSIDSSLTSEEREQKRKQATSRATFVQDLVLSTLFGDD, from the exons ATGGACTCGGAGCACTGGAtctcgcgcctcgccgccgccaagcGCTTCTACGCCGCGCAGCTCGGCCACATCGACG ATATGGCGGGGATGGGGATGGAGGAAGTGGACATGGACATGGAGGACGACGGGGAGATGGACATGGAGATGGAGATGCAGCTGGAGGAGGCAAGATGGCCGGAGGTCGCCTGCCCCTACTGCTACGAGGACTACGACCTCGGCTCCCTCTGCGTCCACCTCGAGGAGGACCACCCCTACGAGCCACACCCCGCG CCTTGCCCCATCTGCTCTGAAAAGATTACAAGAGATATGCTAAATCATATCACCATGCATCATGGTTACTTGTTCAAG AATGGCAGCCGGTTGCGCAGATTCGTTATTCCCGAGCGCTGTGCACTTTCTTTACTGAGCCGAGATCTACGTGATGCTCATTTGCAGGCGCTTCTAGGAGGCGGTCATAGTCATAGGTCAAGGAACACCACCACTGCCACTACAAATATCTATGCTGATCCACTGCTTTCATCGTTTGGCCTGGGTTTTGCAACATCAGATGCCGAAGAACCATCGAAATCATCAGTTCCGGTTCTCGATGATACTTCAATTCTTAAGGAGGCGCCTCCTCAACCTTGGGAATCAAG CATTGACTCGTCCCTCACAAGCGAGGAAAGGGAACAAAAGCGGAAACAAGCCACAAGCAGGGCGACCTTTGTGCAAGACCTGGTCCTCTCCACTTTATTTGGAGACGACTGA
- the LOC123061705 gene encoding protein DEHYDRATION-INDUCED 19 homolog 3 isoform X2, with the protein MDSEHWISRLAAAKRFYAAQLGHIDDMAGMGMEEVDMDMEDDGEMDMEMEMQLEEARWPEVACPYCYEDYDLGSLCVHLEEDHPYEPHPAPCPICSEKITRDMLNHITMHHGYLFKALLGGGHSHRSRNTTTATTNIYADPLLSSFGLGFATSDAEEPSKSSVPVLDDTSILKEAPPQPWESSIDSSLTSEEREQKRKQATSRATFVQDLVLSTLFGDD; encoded by the exons ATGGACTCGGAGCACTGGAtctcgcgcctcgccgccgccaagcGCTTCTACGCCGCGCAGCTCGGCCACATCGACG ATATGGCGGGGATGGGGATGGAGGAAGTGGACATGGACATGGAGGACGACGGGGAGATGGACATGGAGATGGAGATGCAGCTGGAGGAGGCAAGATGGCCGGAGGTCGCCTGCCCCTACTGCTACGAGGACTACGACCTCGGCTCCCTCTGCGTCCACCTCGAGGAGGACCACCCCTACGAGCCACACCCCGCG CCTTGCCCCATCTGCTCTGAAAAGATTACAAGAGATATGCTAAATCATATCACCATGCATCATGGTTACTTGTTCAAG GCGCTTCTAGGAGGCGGTCATAGTCATAGGTCAAGGAACACCACCACTGCCACTACAAATATCTATGCTGATCCACTGCTTTCATCGTTTGGCCTGGGTTTTGCAACATCAGATGCCGAAGAACCATCGAAATCATCAGTTCCGGTTCTCGATGATACTTCAATTCTTAAGGAGGCGCCTCCTCAACCTTGGGAATCAAG CATTGACTCGTCCCTCACAAGCGAGGAAAGGGAACAAAAGCGGAAACAAGCCACAAGCAGGGCGACCTTTGTGCAAGACCTGGTCCTCTCCACTTTATTTGGAGACGACTGA